From the genome of Acidimicrobiales bacterium:
CCCGCGACATCGCCAAGGTCGACCAGCACCTGGCCGACTGCCGGGCGTGCTCGGCGCGCCGAGCGGAGCTCGAGGACGTCGGGACCACCCTCCGGCGGGTGGCGGCTCCCCTTCCCCTGGCTCTCGGACCCCTGGCGTGGAGGCACTGGCTGACCTCGCTGCGGGCGGCCACGAAGACGCGCAAGCCGCTCATCCCGGTGCAGGCCCAGCGGACCCTCACCGGCGCCAGCTTCGGGCTCCTCGGCCTGGGCATCATCGGCGCCAGCATCATCGGCCAACCCTCGCTGGGCTCGACGACCCGGCCCCGCCCGGCCGGGGCGGTACCGGTCGGCCAGAGCCCGGTGGCCGTCGAGGAGGCCAAGGCTGCGACCCAGACACCCCCGGGACCACTGGCCCTGCTTCCGAGCCCCCTCCTGGCCCTCGGCGGGGGGTCGGCGGCCGGACCGGTCGCCAGCGGATCGGGGTCCGCTGCCAACCCGGCACCCGCGGCGCCGGCTCCCACCGCGGCCACCGGCACCAACCCGGACAGCGGGGCCGGTCCCCTCCAGCCGATCGTGCCCCAGGGTTCAGGGCCGGTCCTGCAGCTGAGCGCCCAGATCAACCTCACCAAATCGACCTCCGCCACGGTGAACGCCGGCACCGGGAGCACCGGGACGTCGGTCGCCGGCGTCCCGCCGACCGACACGACTCCGGCCCCGTCCGGCTCCGTGTCGGTGACCACCCCGATCACCAGCAACACGGTCACCCTCCCCGGCGTCTCGATCCCCTGAGCCGGCGGTGGGCCCCGCCGCCAACCTGCTGCGGGAGGCCTGACGCGACGAGATCCGGACCCCGTCCAGTCGACGGAACCCGGACCTCGTAGGAAACCGGCCGCAGCCGGCCGTCAGACGGGCTTGACGCTCGCGGCCTGGAGACCCTTGGGCCCCTCCTGAACCTCAAACTCGACCTGCTGGCCCTCTTCGAGCACGCGATAGCCGCTCATATCGATGGCCGAGAAGTGGACGAACACGTCCGCTCCTCCGTCAGGCTGCGAGATGAACCCGTAGCCCTTCTCAGCGTTGAACCACTTGACCGTACCGGTCGCCACTGCGGCGGACCCCCTTCTAGATTGCATGGAACGAGGGGGCACAGCGGCTACTTTCGACCCCCGGTCGGACCGGATGCCGGGTAGGTCCTTGGAACTCCCTCGCCGGGAACGCTACCAGGACACCCCTCGGATGTCAGTAGCCGGCCGGGCGGATTCCTGAGTCTCCGCTGTGCGGGGAGGGGCCCCGGGCCGGCTCATGAGCGCCTGCGGACCCGGGTCCCTTCCGGCCCCGTCTCGACCAGCCAACCGGCGCCGGTCAGCTCGGCCCGGATGGCATCCGAGACGGCGAAGTCCCGGCCGGCCCGGGCCTCGTCGAGCCGGGAGACCAGGTCCCGGATCTCCGCCGGCACCGCCTCCCGGCCCGGGGGGCGGGGGAACAGCCCCAGGGCGGCGGTCATGGCTGCCACGGCCCCGGCCAGCTCGGCGCCCTCCTCGGGCCGGCCGGAGTCGGCTGCCGCGTTGGCGGCCCGGCGGGCCTCGAAAGCCAAGCTCACGGCGCCGGGCGTGTCGAGGTCGTCCTCCATGGCCGCCCGGAAGCGGGAGAGGAGCTCCGCCGCCCGGCCCGGCCCGGTGAGCCCCGCGGCCGGTGCGCCCCCGGACGCCTCACCGGCGCCCTCCGGGCCCGGGAAGGCGGTGGGGAAGCGCTCAGCGAGCAGGTCGAGGCCCTCGAGGGACCGGGTGGCGTGGGCCACCGTCCCGGGGGTCACCTCCATGGGGGTGCGGTAGTGGGACTGCAGCACCAGAAGGCGGTAGGCCCGGCCGTCCTCCCGGGCCAGGAAGTCGGTGAGCGTGACGAAGTTTCCGAGGGACTTGGACATCTTCTCCCCGGCCACCTCCACGAAGGCGTGGTGCATCCAGTGCCGGGAGAAGTCCCGTCCCCATGCCACCGCCTGGGCCCGCTCGTTCTCGTGATGGGGGAACTTGAGATCCAGCCCTCCCGTGTGCAGGTCGAAGCCGTCCCCCAACAGGTCGAGGGACATCACCACGCACTCGGTGTGCCAGCCCGGCCGCCCCGGTCCCCATGGGGACGGCCACGCCGGCTCGTCGGGCTTGGACTTCTTCCAGAGGGCAAAGTCGACCGGTGACCGCTTCCCCGCCACCTCCTCGACCCGGGCGCCGGCGCGGAGCGAGTCCAGGGGCTGCTGGGCCAGGAGCCCGTAATCGGGCACGGACTCGGCGGAGAAGTAGACGCCGTCCGGCAGCTCGTAGGCCACGCCCCGGGCCTGGAGCTCACCCACCAGCTCCACCATCTGCGGCACGTACTCGGTCGCGTGCGGGACGTGCTTGGGCCGCAGGATCCCGAGCCCGGCGGCGGCCCGCCAGTGCTCCGCCTCGTACTGCTCGGCCACCTCGTGGGCGGGACGGCCCTCCTCGCGGCCCCGCTTGATGATGTTGTCGTCGATGTCGGTGATGTTCGAGACGTGGTCGACCTCGACACCGGTCCACTCCAGATAGCGGCGGAGGACGTCATAGACGAGCAGCTGGCGGCCGTGGCCGATGTGGGGCAGGTCGTAGACCGTGGGGCCGCAGGCGTACATCGACAGCCGGCCGGGGCGGCCGGGGCGCAGCTCGACCACCGCTCCTTTTGCCGTGTCGTGGAGCCGCAGCATCCGGGTACGGTAACCCTCCCATGCGCCCGAACGTCCCCGATAAACCCGCCCTCGAGGGCCTGGAAGACAAGTGGACGCGGCAATGGGAGAGCGCGGGCACCTATCGCTTCGACCGGACGAAGACCCGGGACCAGATCTACTCGGTCGACACCCCGCCGCCGACGGTCAGCGGCGTGCTCCACGT
Proteins encoded in this window:
- a CDS encoding cold-shock protein; the encoded protein is MATGTVKWFNAEKGYGFISQPDGGADVFVHFSAIDMSGYRVLEEGQQVEFEVQEGPKGLQAASVKPV
- the cysS gene encoding cysteine--tRNA ligase, giving the protein MLRLHDTAKGAVVELRPGRPGRLSMYACGPTVYDLPHIGHGRQLLVYDVLRRYLEWTGVEVDHVSNITDIDDNIIKRGREEGRPAHEVAEQYEAEHWRAAAGLGILRPKHVPHATEYVPQMVELVGELQARGVAYELPDGVYFSAESVPDYGLLAQQPLDSLRAGARVEEVAGKRSPVDFALWKKSKPDEPAWPSPWGPGRPGWHTECVVMSLDLLGDGFDLHTGGLDLKFPHHENERAQAVAWGRDFSRHWMHHAFVEVAGEKMSKSLGNFVTLTDFLAREDGRAYRLLVLQSHYRTPMEVTPGTVAHATRSLEGLDLLAERFPTAFPGPEGAGEASGGAPAAGLTGPGRAAELLSRFRAAMEDDLDTPGAVSLAFEARRAANAAADSGRPEEGAELAGAVAAMTAALGLFPRPPGREAVPAEIRDLVSRLDEARAGRDFAVSDAIRAELTGAGWLVETGPEGTRVRRRS